The Mobula birostris isolate sMobBir1 chromosome 11, sMobBir1.hap1, whole genome shotgun sequence genome has a segment encoding these proteins:
- the LOC140205448 gene encoding histone H1-like — MTETAEVAPPAAPASATKAAKKKKAAVRTKSTGPKLGDQIDKIVADCRSQRGVSVAAIKKSLASSGVDVQKLKGQIRMAIKRKLDKGTLVHTKGAGASGSLRAAKKEHTGKVVKKAKKPAAKASKTKKAVTKKSVARKTGAKKSPAKTKGVKKTAVKKAAAKKTATKKTAQKPKSPKKVAAPKVAKKSAKPKPKAKSVKAKKTAAKK; from the coding sequence ATGACCGAGACCGCAGAAGTGGCCCCACCAGCGGCACCCGCCTCTGCAACCAAGGCTGCCAAGAAGAAGAAGGCGGCCGTCCGGACCAAGTCAACCGGTCCCAAACTGGGCGATCAGATCGACAAGATTGTGGCCGATTGCCGCAGTCAGCGAGGGGTGTCCGTAGCCGCGATAAAGAAGAGTTTGGCCAGCAGCGGCGTCGATGTACAAAAGCTGAAAGGTCAGATCAGGATGGCCATTAAAAGGAAATTGGATAAAGGCACCCTGGTTCACACTAAGGGCGCAGGTGCCTCCGGCTCCTTGAGAGCCGCTAAAAAAGAACATACCGGGAAAGTCGTGAAAAAAGCGAAGAAACCAGCGGCCAAGGCATCTAAGACCAAGAAGGCAGTGACCAAGAAATCTGTGGCCAGGAAAACAGGTGCCAAGAAATCTCCCGCCAAGACCAAAGGGGTTAAGAAAACTGCGGTTAAAAAAGCGGCAGCTAAGAAAACAGCGACCAAGAAGACCGCGCAGAAGCCCAAGAGTCCGAAGAAGGTTGCAGCCCCCAAGGTGGCCAAGAAGTCGGCAAAACCCAAGCCGAAGGCAAAGTCTGTGAAAGCCAAGAAGACAGCGGCCAAAAAGTAA